A single window of Flagellimonas maritima DNA harbors:
- a CDS encoding RNA polymerase sigma factor — translation MKELSDEMIMQKVALGNLDLLKVLFDRHHEHVYNFLYKMSGDSMLSEDLTQDTFYKLIKYRNSYKNGSFLAWLFTIARNNLKTHFTRNHQNHDDIDILEFKPVENGETDKENYSHLQKALNKLDSSDRELIILNRFQEVRYEELAEIVGSTPGAVKTRVCRVLKKLKNIYLENI, via the coding sequence TTGAAAGAGCTTTCAGATGAAATGATAATGCAAAAAGTTGCTTTGGGCAATCTGGATTTGTTAAAAGTTCTTTTTGACCGACATCACGAACATGTATATAATTTTTTGTACAAAATGTCGGGAGATAGCATGTTGAGCGAGGATTTAACGCAGGATACCTTTTATAAGTTGATCAAGTACAGGAATTCATATAAAAATGGGTCTTTTCTCGCTTGGTTGTTTACAATAGCAAGAAATAATCTAAAGACCCACTTTACAAGGAACCATCAAAACCATGATGATATCGATATACTCGAATTTAAACCTGTAGAAAATGGGGAAACTGATAAAGAAAACTATTCCCATTTACAAAAAGCACTCAACAAGCTCGATTCCTCGGACAGGGAACTTATCATCTTGAACCGCTTTCAGGAAGTGAGGTACGAAGAACTGGCAGAAATTGTTGGAAGTACCCCAGGAGCTGTAAAAACAAGGGTCTGTAGGGTATTGAAAAAACTTAAAAATATTTATTTAGAAAATATATAG
- a CDS encoding DUF4097 family beta strand repeat-containing protein, translating into MKQLTLILFALVIGTSAKSQTDYAQSLSGIEWVKIESKSDIILKTHSSDELLIKGNRNSETSERAKGLKLVGEGGSDNTHVGFYVVQDGNTLIVKSLRKNDEGKIYLPKNQNISVKSTWHGDIEIDGFSGEIEADAELNGSVDILNINGPLTANALNGDVTVTFGKVKQDSPISIYTTNGAVDVTMPSNTPSDLAMNTTNGDIYTDFELKREEKNGLKSVSGRKVKATINNGGVNISLKSTNGNIYLRKK; encoded by the coding sequence ATGAAACAGTTAACATTAATTTTATTTGCATTGGTTATAGGAACAAGTGCAAAATCCCAAACGGACTATGCACAATCCTTAAGTGGCATCGAATGGGTGAAAATCGAATCAAAATCGGACATTATATTAAAGACACACTCTTCGGACGAGCTTTTAATAAAAGGCAATAGAAATTCTGAAACTTCTGAAAGGGCAAAAGGATTAAAGCTTGTAGGCGAAGGAGGCTCCGACAATACACATGTTGGTTTTTATGTAGTACAGGACGGAAACACCTTGATTGTTAAAAGCTTAAGAAAAAATGATGAAGGTAAAATCTACTTGCCCAAAAACCAGAATATATCGGTTAAAAGTACATGGCATGGTGATATTGAAATAGATGGCTTCTCCGGGGAAATCGAAGCCGACGCAGAACTGAACGGAAGCGTAGACATCCTAAATATCAACGGCCCATTGACCGCCAACGCATTGAACGGGGATGTTACGGTAACATTTGGAAAGGTCAAACAAGATTCCCCTATCTCTATCTACACTACGAACGGGGCCGTAGATGTTACCATGCCCTCGAACACACCATCGGATTTGGCCATGAACACCACTAATGGGGACATTTATACCGATTTTGAACTTAAGCGCGAAGAAAAAAACGGTCTAAAGTCAGTTTCGGGCAGAAAGGTAAAAGCTACCATCAACAATGGAGGAGTGAACATCTCATTAAAGTCCACTAACGGAAATATTTATCTAAGAAAAAAATAA
- a CDS encoding DUF423 domain-containing protein, with amino-acid sequence METILMAQVMGALYGLLAVIFGAFGAHALKKKFTPELLRSFETGVKYQMYHSILLIVLSFNLGFGSNLDTYIVYCFVIGILLFSFSIYGLCLTTANGKKLRFLGPVTPLGGLLLVIGWALLLYSFIAPIL; translated from the coding sequence ATGGAAACCATTTTAATGGCCCAAGTTATGGGTGCACTTTACGGGCTTTTAGCTGTAATCTTTGGAGCTTTTGGCGCGCACGCCCTAAAGAAAAAATTCACTCCGGAACTGCTCCGTAGTTTTGAAACCGGGGTGAAATACCAGATGTACCACTCTATTTTACTTATTGTTTTGAGTTTTAACCTTGGTTTTGGAAGTAATTTGGATACCTATATTGTGTATTGCTTCGTTATAGGGATCCTATTGTTTTCCTTTAGTATCTATGGGTTATGTCTAACTACGGCCAACGGGAAAAAACTTCGTTTTCTTGGACCCGTTACCCCATTGGGCGGTTTATTGTTAGTGATTGGTTGGGCCTTATTGCTATATTCTTTTATCGCTCCAATACTATAA
- the feoB gene encoding ferrous iron transport protein B — MSKNINVALIGNPNTGKTSVFNQLTGLKQKVGNYPGITVEKKEGVCKLPRGVKAHILDLPGTYSLNTTSLDESVVVELLLNKNDKDYPDVAVVVSDVENLKRNLLLFTQIKDLRIPAILVINMSDRMTRKGITLDIETLEKKLDTKIALVSTRKRIGIERVKELIADYKTLSSVPNVNTSRISPKYFERLQKAFPKEDLYKLWLVITQDVNFMPIEKKRIQDATSFSTKSSTELKKLQHKETVLRYKFINDTLKDTYKVDFQAAKGLRASLDKVLTHKIFGYLIFFVILLTIFQAIFDWSSYPMDFIDEQFAMAGEWIKHTLPPGVFTDLLAEGILAGIGGIVIFIPQIAFLFLFIALLEETGYMSRVVFLMDKLMRPFGLSGKSVVPLISGTACAIPAVMATRTIENWKERLITILVTPFTTCSARLPVYLILIALVIPKGRFLGLSYQALTLMFLYLLGFGMAIFSAMVLNKILKIRSSSLFMVEMPTYRLPLIKNVAYTVLEKTKSFVLGAGKIILAISIILWFLGSNGYSDDFKNAETIVNKRIEEEGLSTYSKNYIQNNISAYTQSTKVSIVDQADAIGIKSLQDSVQTMNAILKERARIQEIASYKLEHSYIGNAGKAIEPLVRPLGYDWKIGIAVITSFAAREVFVGTLATIYSVGNDEEETIKNRMAAELHHSGKKPLFNLASGISLMLFYAFAMQCMSTLAIVKKETNSWKWPLLQLLSMSIIAYLVALAAYQILK, encoded by the coding sequence ATGAGCAAGAACATCAATGTTGCACTGATCGGAAATCCCAATACTGGAAAAACCTCTGTTTTTAACCAACTTACCGGCCTTAAGCAAAAAGTAGGAAACTATCCCGGTATTACCGTAGAAAAGAAAGAAGGAGTCTGCAAACTTCCAAGAGGCGTCAAAGCCCATATTCTAGACCTTCCAGGCACCTATAGCCTTAATACTACTTCATTGGACGAAAGTGTCGTAGTTGAACTATTGCTTAACAAGAATGACAAGGATTATCCAGATGTAGCCGTTGTAGTCAGTGATGTAGAAAATCTTAAAAGAAACTTGTTGCTCTTTACGCAAATAAAGGATTTGAGGATTCCAGCTATCTTGGTCATTAACATGTCTGACAGGATGACCCGAAAAGGGATTACTTTGGATATTGAAACATTGGAAAAAAAGCTTGATACCAAAATTGCCTTGGTAAGTACTCGAAAACGTATTGGGATTGAACGCGTTAAGGAGTTGATTGCCGATTATAAAACGTTGTCCTCTGTCCCAAATGTAAACACTTCCAGAATTTCCCCTAAATATTTTGAGCGTTTACAGAAAGCTTTTCCAAAAGAAGATTTGTACAAGCTTTGGTTGGTCATTACCCAAGACGTAAATTTTATGCCCATAGAAAAGAAGCGCATTCAAGACGCAACTTCTTTTTCTACAAAATCCAGCACAGAGCTCAAAAAATTACAGCATAAGGAAACCGTACTCCGTTATAAATTTATTAACGATACCTTAAAGGATACCTATAAAGTGGATTTTCAAGCTGCAAAGGGATTACGAGCGTCCTTGGATAAGGTTTTGACCCATAAGATCTTTGGGTATCTTATTTTCTTTGTCATATTATTGACCATCTTCCAAGCCATTTTCGATTGGAGCAGTTATCCCATGGATTTTATCGACGAGCAATTTGCAATGGCAGGCGAGTGGATCAAACACACCTTACCCCCTGGAGTTTTTACAGATTTATTGGCCGAAGGAATCCTTGCGGGCATAGGGGGCATCGTCATTTTTATTCCACAAATAGCCTTTTTATTTTTGTTCATCGCACTGCTCGAAGAAACAGGATATATGAGCAGGGTCGTTTTTTTAATGGACAAGCTCATGCGTCCGTTCGGGTTAAGTGGTAAAAGTGTCGTGCCGTTAATATCGGGTACGGCATGCGCCATCCCAGCAGTTATGGCAACAAGAACCATCGAAAACTGGAAAGAACGATTGATTACCATTTTAGTAACACCGTTCACCACCTGTTCTGCCAGATTACCGGTTTATCTTATCCTTATTGCGTTGGTCATTCCAAAAGGTCGCTTTTTAGGATTGAGCTATCAAGCCTTGACATTGATGTTTTTATATCTTTTAGGGTTTGGAATGGCCATTTTTTCGGCAATGGTCCTGAACAAAATTCTTAAAATAAGAAGTAGTTCGCTTTTTATGGTAGAAATGCCAACATATAGACTCCCTTTGATAAAAAATGTGGCTTACACTGTCTTGGAGAAAACGAAAAGCTTTGTGCTGGGAGCAGGAAAAATTATTTTGGCAATTTCGATTATTCTATGGTTTTTGGGATCTAATGGTTATTCTGATGATTTTAAGAACGCTGAAACAATCGTCAATAAAAGGATTGAAGAAGAAGGACTTTCAACCTACAGTAAGAATTACATTCAGAATAATATTTCCGCTTATACGCAAAGTACAAAAGTGAGTATTGTCGACCAGGCCGATGCCATTGGAATAAAATCTTTGCAGGATTCGGTTCAGACGATGAATGCCATCTTAAAAGAAAGAGCAAGAATACAGGAAATAGCAAGTTATAAGTTGGAACATTCCTATATAGGCAATGCAGGAAAAGCAATTGAACCCTTAGTCAGACCCTTGGGCTACGATTGGAAGATTGGGATTGCCGTAATTACTTCTTTTGCTGCAAGAGAGGTTTTTGTAGGTACTTTGGCAACCATTTACAGTGTTGGCAACGATGAAGAAGAAACCATTAAAAATAGAATGGCGGCAGAATTGCACCACTCAGGTAAAAAGCCGCTGTTCAACTTGGCTTCAGGTATTTCGTTAATGCTATTTTATGCCTTTGCCATGCAGTGTATGAGTACGCTTGCCATCGTAAAAAAAGAGACCAACTCTTGGAAATGGCCGCTACTTCAATTATTATCCATGAGCATTATTGCCTATCTTGTTGCATTGGCCGCTTATCAAATTCTAAAATGA
- a CDS encoding HEAT repeat domain-containing protein gives MKNNHFSDLLPDYLDNMLSDSDKQKIEQHLSSCIQCKLELDEMKLLFNAFKSDNVSVPSERLSAKFEAALSQEKSAIPKVVSIAPKKEKSNWASNLLKVAASVALLVASFQVGRVIQSQKNNQELIVLQDESLQFKQAAMLSLMENQSASKRIQGVNYIEEFPNPDEAIVKALANRLLNDENDNVRLNAFEALSNFTASETVKAAFINALEKEKNPSIQVAIIKALVKIQEKKAIVPMQKLLEQEDTQPFIKKEITEGLPKII, from the coding sequence ATGAAAAACAATCATTTTTCGGATTTGCTCCCAGATTATCTGGACAATATGTTGAGCGATAGCGATAAGCAGAAAATAGAACAACATCTGTCAAGTTGTATACAATGTAAGCTAGAGCTGGACGAAATGAAACTCTTGTTCAATGCCTTTAAAAGCGATAATGTTTCTGTTCCTTCGGAAAGGCTCTCCGCTAAGTTTGAAGCAGCTTTGAGCCAGGAAAAGTCCGCTATCCCAAAAGTAGTTTCCATTGCTCCCAAAAAAGAAAAATCCAATTGGGCCTCCAACTTGCTAAAGGTGGCCGCAAGTGTCGCGTTGTTGGTCGCTTCGTTTCAAGTAGGTAGGGTGATCCAATCACAAAAAAACAATCAAGAGCTAATTGTCCTGCAAGATGAGAGCCTCCAATTTAAACAAGCCGCAATGCTGTCCTTAATGGAAAATCAATCTGCGAGCAAGCGTATTCAGGGCGTAAATTATATCGAGGAATTTCCAAACCCCGATGAAGCTATCGTAAAAGCGCTGGCAAACCGATTGCTCAATGATGAGAACGATAACGTACGGCTAAATGCCTTTGAGGCACTCTCAAATTTCACTGCTTCCGAAACAGTAAAGGCTGCTTTCATAAATGCGTTGGAAAAAGAGAAGAATCCCAGCATACAGGTAGCAATCATAAAGGCATTGGTGAAAATACAGGAAAAGAAGGCCATAGTTCCTATGCAAAAGTTGTTGGAACAGGAGGATACCCAGCCATTTATTAAAAAAGAAATAACAGAAGGATTACCAAAAATCATATAA
- a CDS encoding FeoA family protein: MATVIDLEHGQKGIIREFTGITLPIKLLELGCLPGNILELIQVAPFKDPIYINVNGSHIAIRRSLARQIELDIIEDSMGV, encoded by the coding sequence TTGGCAACGGTTATCGATCTCGAACATGGACAAAAAGGAATTATCAGAGAATTTACCGGAATTACTCTTCCAATAAAACTGCTTGAGTTGGGATGTCTTCCCGGTAATATTTTGGAATTGATTCAGGTTGCACCTTTTAAAGACCCTATTTATATCAATGTAAATGGAAGCCATATTGCCATAAGACGTTCCTTGGCCAGACAGATTGAGCTTGACATTATTGAAGATTCGATGGGGGTATGA
- a CDS encoding ankyrin repeat domain-containing protein: MKKTRTLFLTVFTLFGFFSALTQINGTDTDSCKILLTAIKEIDANKVTQLLQTTDPNCICKWDSDPRTPLVLAGRMGNLKIVKRLIASGADVTFHVKGDETPLMAAALNDNVALIDHLIQQGAMINKELSGDGTALLIAAREGNYEVVNHLIKNGATVNSIVRGDGTALIQAAKNGHKKVAELLLKNGADPKLKAPGDENPMYHALASNDKEMVSLLKKYL; encoded by the coding sequence ATGAAAAAAACTAGAACCCTATTTTTAACGGTATTCACGTTATTTGGATTTTTTAGCGCACTAACCCAAATCAACGGAACAGACACCGATTCTTGTAAAATCCTACTAACGGCCATTAAGGAGATTGACGCGAACAAGGTTACGCAACTCCTTCAAACAACCGACCCAAATTGTATATGCAAATGGGACAGCGACCCAAGAACACCTTTAGTCTTGGCAGGAAGAATGGGGAATCTTAAAATCGTAAAGCGATTGATAGCCTCAGGCGCAGACGTAACATTTCACGTCAAAGGAGATGAAACCCCATTGATGGCCGCTGCCCTAAATGATAATGTAGCACTTATTGACCATTTGATACAACAAGGCGCTATGATAAACAAAGAACTTTCCGGTGATGGCACTGCGCTGTTGATTGCCGCAAGAGAAGGCAATTATGAGGTCGTAAACCACCTTATCAAAAATGGGGCCACAGTCAATTCTATAGTAAGAGGCGATGGTACCGCATTGATCCAAGCTGCAAAGAACGGTCATAAAAAGGTAGCAGAACTTTTACTGAAAAACGGAGCAGACCCTAAATTGAAAGCTCCAGGGGACGAGAACCCCATGTATCATGCCCTTGCCTCCAATGACAAGGAAATGGTTTCCCTTTTAAAAAAGTACCTGTAA
- a CDS encoding DUF2141 domain-containing protein: MSQHTLTVNVTNVPSEKGNINVAVYNSDATFLSFDDVFKADSEPAKRGTVIVKIDGIPSGEYAIALYHDENGNGKMDTNWLGIPKEKVAFSNAKMKTFGPPKYEECAFEVKSDFEIEIDL, encoded by the coding sequence ATGTCTCAACACACGCTCACGGTCAATGTTACCAATGTCCCTTCAGAAAAGGGAAACATCAATGTTGCGGTTTATAATTCCGATGCAACGTTCTTAAGCTTTGACGATGTTTTCAAAGCAGACAGTGAACCTGCCAAAAGGGGAACAGTGATTGTCAAAATTGACGGAATACCTTCTGGGGAGTATGCCATTGCACTGTACCACGATGAGAACGGGAACGGGAAAATGGATACGAACTGGTTGGGCATTCCCAAAGAAAAAGTTGCCTTTTCCAATGCCAAGATGAAAACTTTCGGTCCTCCAAAATATGAGGAATGTGCCTTTGAGGTAAAATCGGATTTTGAGATTGAGATTGATCTTTGA
- a CDS encoding S9 family peptidase — protein sequence MRTFFLLFVFLTSIQFSTGQKKHFSYLDVFDLQYVSDPQISPNGEWVVYRRMGFDIMKDRAVGNLWLIKTDGSQHQKMTTREVAESNAKWSPSGDRIVFTSNTDEGSEIYMYWVASGKIAKLTQLPFSPSSLTWSLNGKQLAFSMNVPKTSPVIAKIPKKPKGAKWADAPRITDRVYHEADGRGYIQPGFNHIFVMPSNGGAARQVTSGDWHHRGTLSWAPNSSKIYFSGNRVEDWEYRFRNSEIYSVDVEDGTIVALTDRDGPDSAPAISPDGKHIAYISYGDKRQAYQTRKLHLMNSDGSNKRSITDNLDRSVSGLVWDAKSNGLYFNYDDKGNGKVGYVSTSGNVTKLADNRGGTTLGRPYGSGSYSVSKGGTIAYTHSRPNYPAELAIVSPKAKNPKKITDLNIGLLNYRALGQVEEVWYKSSYDGRDVQGWVVYPPNYDASKKYPFMVENHGGPILNYGDRFSIEMQLYASEGYVVFYPNARGSTSYGEEFANLLYRNYPGQDYDDTMDGVDHCIKMGIAHEDQLFVTGGSAGGIMSAWMIGKNNRFEAAVVAKPVMNWISKTLVADNYFGYANSRYEGQPWENFEHYWKFSPLSLVGNIETPTMVMVGMNDLRTPPSEAKQLYHALKLRKIETVLVEIPGASHGIASKPSNLITKIAHTVAWFDKFRTVNKNE from the coding sequence ATGCGTACTTTTTTTCTTCTATTCGTATTCCTTACTTCAATTCAATTTTCAACTGGCCAAAAAAAGCATTTCTCTTATCTGGATGTCTTTGATTTGCAATATGTGTCCGACCCTCAGATTTCACCCAATGGCGAATGGGTCGTGTACCGAAGAATGGGCTTTGATATCATGAAGGATAGGGCCGTGGGAAACCTATGGCTCATAAAAACTGACGGAAGCCAACACCAAAAAATGACGACAAGAGAAGTTGCTGAATCCAATGCAAAATGGTCGCCTAGCGGAGATAGGATTGTATTCACCAGTAATACGGATGAAGGCTCGGAAATCTATATGTATTGGGTAGCCTCTGGCAAGATTGCCAAATTGACCCAACTGCCTTTTAGTCCCAGTTCTTTGACATGGTCACTGAACGGAAAGCAATTGGCTTTTTCCATGAACGTTCCCAAAACGTCACCTGTAATTGCCAAGATTCCCAAAAAACCAAAAGGAGCGAAATGGGCAGATGCCCCTCGAATTACGGATAGGGTCTATCACGAAGCAGATGGGCGTGGGTATATACAACCTGGGTTCAACCATATTTTTGTTATGCCGTCCAACGGAGGAGCCGCACGGCAGGTTACCTCTGGGGATTGGCATCATAGGGGAACACTTTCTTGGGCGCCCAACAGTTCTAAAATCTACTTCTCGGGGAATCGAGTAGAAGACTGGGAATACCGTTTCCGCAATAGTGAAATATACTCGGTCGATGTGGAAGATGGTACAATAGTCGCTTTGACCGATAGGGATGGACCGGATAGTGCTCCCGCAATATCTCCAGATGGAAAACATATCGCCTACATCAGCTATGGGGATAAACGCCAAGCCTATCAAACCCGAAAATTGCACCTTATGAATAGTGACGGGAGCAATAAGCGAAGCATTACGGATAATTTGGACAGAAGTGTTTCTGGATTGGTTTGGGATGCCAAGAGCAATGGACTTTATTTTAATTATGACGATAAGGGAAATGGAAAGGTTGGCTATGTAAGTACTTCTGGAAACGTCACCAAGCTTGCCGACAATAGGGGTGGGACTACCTTGGGAAGGCCTTACGGTAGCGGTTCGTACAGTGTTTCCAAAGGAGGGACTATCGCTTATACCCATTCACGGCCCAATTACCCCGCAGAATTGGCAATCGTAAGTCCGAAGGCAAAAAACCCTAAAAAAATCACTGATTTAAACATCGGGCTACTGAATTATAGAGCTTTAGGACAGGTAGAAGAAGTCTGGTACAAATCGTCTTATGACGGTAGGGATGTTCAAGGATGGGTGGTCTATCCCCCCAACTATGATGCATCCAAAAAATATCCATTTATGGTAGAAAATCATGGAGGACCTATTCTCAATTATGGGGATCGTTTTTCCATAGAAATGCAGCTCTATGCATCAGAAGGCTATGTGGTCTTTTATCCGAACGCTCGGGGAAGTACCAGTTACGGGGAGGAGTTTGCAAACTTATTGTACCGTAACTACCCAGGACAGGATTACGATGACACTATGGATGGGGTAGATCATTGTATAAAAATGGGAATAGCCCACGAAGACCAATTGTTTGTAACGGGAGGGAGCGCTGGTGGAATCATGTCCGCATGGATGATAGGAAAGAACAACAGATTCGAAGCTGCAGTTGTGGCCAAACCAGTCATGAATTGGATCAGCAAGACCTTGGTTGCGGATAATTATTTTGGCTATGCCAATTCAAGATATGAAGGCCAGCCTTGGGAAAACTTTGAGCACTATTGGAAATTTTCACCCCTTTCGCTCGTTGGTAACATAGAGACCCCAACCATGGTGATGGTCGGGATGAACGATTTGCGAACTCCACCAAGTGAGGCCAAACAATTGTACCATGCTTTAAAACTTCGTAAAATTGAAACTGTATTGGTGGAGATTCCAGGGGCAAGCCATGGAATTGCCAGCAAACCCAGTAATCTAATTACCAAGATAGCACATACGGTCGCTTGGTTCGATAAGTTTAGAACAGTAAATAAAAATGAGTAG
- a CDS encoding SCO family protein has protein sequence MMDFFSKYKFFGVVLLMLSMVIIYLFYNALQPEKTLPVYQPSMVSQELVDSTLHYKKKYHTISDFKLINQNGNVITQKDYEDKIYVADFFFTTCPTICPIMTKNMAQIQNSILDDTDVLLLSHSVTPAIDSVAQLKKYANEKGVIDSKWNLVTGDKKQIYQLARKSYLAVKTDGDGGPYDMIHTENFILVDKEKRIRGFYDGTNTKEIEKLLKDLEILKASYIQ, from the coding sequence ATGATGGATTTCTTTTCTAAATATAAGTTCTTCGGCGTTGTACTATTAATGTTATCCATGGTAATTATCTACTTGTTTTACAATGCACTGCAACCTGAAAAAACATTGCCTGTATACCAACCATCAATGGTGAGCCAAGAATTGGTGGACAGCACCTTACACTATAAAAAAAAATACCACACTATTTCGGATTTCAAGTTGATAAATCAAAACGGAAACGTTATCACCCAGAAAGATTACGAAGATAAAATATATGTCGCGGATTTCTTTTTTACCACCTGCCCCACTATCTGCCCGATCATGACCAAAAACATGGCACAGATACAAAATTCGATTTTGGATGATACAGATGTGTTGTTATTGTCGCATTCCGTTACCCCTGCCATCGATTCTGTTGCCCAATTAAAGAAGTATGCCAATGAGAAAGGCGTTATCGATAGCAAATGGAATCTTGTAACCGGGGACAAAAAACAGATTTACCAATTGGCGCGAAAATCATATTTAGCTGTAAAAACAGATGGTGATGGTGGCCCTTATGATATGATTCATACCGAAAACTTTATTCTAGTGGACAAAGAGAAACGAATACGCGGATTTTATGATGGCACCAATACAAAAGAAATAGAAAAACTTCTAAAGGACCTTGAGATTTTAAAGGCAAGTTATATTCAATAG
- the rseP gene encoding RIP metalloprotease RseP: MGLFTQIVMFVLIISVLVILHELGHFIPAKLFKTKVEKFYLFFDVKFSLFKKKIGETVYGIGWLPLGGYVKIAGMVDESMDTEQMKEEPKPWEFRSKPAWQRLIIMLGGVIVNFLLAWFIYTFMLFGNGDTYIPSKSLKYGIQVDSIGEKLGFKTGDKILAVDDKESKRFNEALLDIILGDEVTVDRNGNKLTFPLTDEGKKEVLQTQGRNFMTYRSKAKIAATLDSSIAKSAGIIAGDEIIGVNGKEVRFWDEFTQVVQSSPNEELQIELLRDGRREEILITVPEEGRIGVYPDFEDLRTTDTFGFFEAIPAGFTRTIKVLTDQVRQFKIIFNSKTGAYKQVKGPIGIVEMMPTSWNWTFFWNFMAMFSVWLAFVNILPIPALDGGHVMFLLYEMISGRPPSQKVLERGQIVGFVILMGLMAVIFGNDIWNIVKRLI; this comes from the coding sequence ATGGGTTTATTTACGCAAATAGTGATGTTTGTATTGATCATCTCTGTTTTGGTGATTTTGCATGAACTGGGACATTTTATCCCAGCCAAATTATTTAAAACAAAAGTTGAAAAGTTCTACCTCTTTTTTGATGTTAAGTTCTCACTTTTCAAAAAGAAAATTGGGGAAACTGTTTATGGCATAGGATGGTTGCCCTTGGGCGGTTATGTTAAGATTGCCGGTATGGTTGATGAAAGCATGGATACCGAGCAAATGAAGGAAGAACCAAAACCTTGGGAATTTCGTAGCAAGCCTGCATGGCAGCGCCTTATTATTATGTTGGGCGGTGTAATTGTGAATTTTCTTCTGGCTTGGTTCATCTACACATTTATGTTATTCGGAAATGGTGACACCTATATTCCATCCAAAAGTTTAAAATACGGCATCCAAGTGGATTCTATTGGCGAGAAGTTGGGATTTAAGACAGGAGATAAAATACTGGCCGTAGACGATAAGGAATCCAAACGCTTCAATGAAGCACTTCTTGATATTATTCTAGGGGATGAAGTAACAGTCGATAGAAACGGAAATAAATTGACCTTTCCGTTGACAGATGAGGGCAAAAAAGAGGTTCTCCAAACCCAAGGAAGAAATTTCATGACCTATAGAAGCAAAGCCAAGATTGCAGCTACGTTAGATTCTTCGATTGCTAAATCTGCTGGAATTATTGCTGGAGATGAAATCATAGGCGTCAACGGTAAAGAAGTTAGATTTTGGGACGAATTCACCCAAGTAGTTCAGTCCTCACCAAACGAAGAATTACAAATTGAATTACTTAGAGATGGTAGAAGGGAAGAGATTTTGATCACGGTACCTGAAGAGGGCAGGATAGGGGTATATCCAGATTTTGAAGACTTACGGACTACTGATACTTTTGGATTTTTTGAAGCAATACCAGCTGGTTTTACCAGAACTATTAAAGTCCTTACAGATCAAGTAAGGCAATTTAAGATAATCTTCAATTCAAAAACGGGAGCATATAAACAAGTAAAAGGTCCTATAGGCATCGTTGAAATGATGCCAACATCATGGAATTGGACTTTTTTCTGGAATTTTATGGCCATGTTTTCAGTATGGTTGGCATTTGTAAATATCTTGCCGATTCCAGCTTTGGATGGGGGACATGTCATGTTCTTACTATATGAAATGATTAGTGGGAGACCCCCGAGCCAAAAGGTTTTGGAGCGTGGGCAAATTGTGGGTTTTGTTATTTTGATGGGGCTTATGGCCGTTATATTTGGTAATGATATCTGGAATATTGTAAAGAGACTTATCTAA
- a CDS encoding Crp/Fnr family transcriptional regulator has product MKEELIKIFGTRFERSLIDEIILVGKCTRVSSGETLMNVGNYVKSIPLLISGAVKVMREDDNGDELLLYYLEQGETCSITMACCMGHKKSEVKAIAETEAKIVMVPVKYMELWLAKYKGWRNYIFESYQNRLNELLFTVDTIAFKNLDERLIAYLKKKSKVTKDNSIKNTHQEIAYDLHTSRVVISRLLKKLENMKKLTLHRNHIQILDL; this is encoded by the coding sequence ATGAAAGAAGAATTGATCAAGATATTTGGAACTCGATTTGAACGATCGCTTATTGATGAAATTATATTGGTAGGCAAGTGTACCAGAGTATCTTCCGGTGAAACCTTGATGAATGTGGGGAACTATGTAAAGAGCATTCCATTGTTGATTTCTGGTGCTGTCAAAGTAATGCGGGAAGACGACAATGGGGATGAATTATTATTATATTATTTGGAGCAAGGTGAGACCTGTTCGATTACCATGGCCTGTTGCATGGGACACAAGAAAAGTGAGGTAAAGGCCATTGCTGAGACCGAAGCCAAAATTGTGATGGTACCGGTCAAATATATGGAGCTATGGCTGGCCAAATATAAAGGGTGGCGCAACTACATTTTTGAAAGCTACCAGAATCGCTTAAACGAGCTGCTCTTCACGGTAGATACCATTGCATTTAAAAATTTGGACGAAAGATTGATTGCATATCTTAAAAAGAAGTCAAAGGTTACCAAAGATAATAGCATTAAAAATACGCATCAAGAGATAGCCTATGATCTACACACGTCAAGAGTTGTGATTTCCAGATTGTTAAAAAAGCTGGAAAACATGAAAAAACTGACCTTGCACCGAAACCATATTCAAATTTTAGATTTATAA